One Amaranthus tricolor cultivar Red isolate AtriRed21 chromosome 1, ASM2621246v1, whole genome shotgun sequence DNA window includes the following coding sequences:
- the LOC130818133 gene encoding uncharacterized protein LOC130818133, whose protein sequence is MAMRQFFNEIRGIKVKEVPEKVKPMLSISYFKNSFGKFIDNYHAKYIETDSIMPLYHVCFGGMAFSYLVALPEERRHLEHAQQHGH, encoded by the coding sequence ATGGCGATGCGTCAATTCTTCAACGAGATTCGAGGCATAAAGGTGAAGGAAGTTCCAGAAAAGGTTAAGCCTATGCTATCAATCTCCTACTTTAAGAACTCATTTGGGAAGTTTATAGACAATTACCATGCCAAGTACATTGAAACTGACTCAATCATGCCTTTATACCATGTCTGCTTTGGTGGTATGGCCTTCTCATACCTTGTTGCTCTACCTGAGGAACGCCGCCATCTTGAACATGCTCAACAGCACGGTCACTGA